Below is a window of Candidatus Omnitrophota bacterium DNA.
ACTCTTGCCCAGAGCCTTGACATGGATTTCAAGAGGATACAATTCACGCCGGATCTTCTTCCGGCGGATATCATAGGCACGCAGATATATCATCCCGCCCAGGGGAAGTTCTCCGTTAAGAAGGGGCCCGTGTTCGCGAATTTCATCCTTGCCGACGAGATAAACCGAGCCCCGGCCAAGGTGCAGTCGGCTCTGCTCGAATCCATGCAGGAGAGGCAGGTGACGATAGGGGACACGACACACATGCTTCCCGTGCCTTTTTTTGTCATGGCCACGCAGAACCCGATAGAGCAGGAGGGGACTTACCCTCTGCCCGAGGCGCAGATAGACAGGTTCATGATGAAAGTCGTCATAGATTATCCGGGAATAGACGAGGAGAAGGATATCATAGAAAGGGTGGGGATAAAGAAGCTCCCGAAGGTTGATAAGGTCATTACGAAAGAAGATGTCACTATGCTCCAGGAACTCATCGAGCAGATATATATTGACGACAAGATAAAAAGTTACTGCGTCAATCTGGCCGCCGCCACGAGGCATCCTGAGAATTTCGGACTGGAAAAACTCAAGGCGCTGCTGGCATGGGGCGTTTCGCCGAGGGCAACGCTGCATCTTGTTTACGCCGCGCGCGCGAAGGCCTTCATAGAAGGCAGGGGTTTTGTCATACCGGAAGACGTGAAAGACGTCGCCAGGGATGTGTTCCGCCACAGGATCATCCTCAGCTATGAGGGCGAAGCCGAAAACCAGACGCCGGACAAAATAATCTCCGAGCTCCTATCAGTTGTTGAAGTGCCGTAAAAATATCTATGGCTTTCAGATTTTTAGCGGCATCATTCCCCGCTCACAAGTATGATAAGTGAGAAAGAGATATTAAAAAAAGTCCTGAAGATAGAGCTCCGCGCGAGGTTTCTCGCCCAGCAGCTCTTCACGGGAAAATACGCCTCTTCCTTTAAGGGAAAGGGCATAGAGTTCTCCGAGGTGCGCCCATACGCTCCCGGCGATGATGTCAGGAGCATAGACTGGAACATCACCGCGCGCATGAACGCCCCCTATATCAAGGAATTCACCGAGGAGCGCCAGCTTTCCGTCGTTTTCATGCTCGATATAGGCGCTTCCATGCACTTTGGCACTTCCGAGAAGATGAAAAGGGAATACGCGACGGAAGTGGCCTCTCTTCTGGCCTGGACTTCGGCGAGAAACGGCGACAAAGCGGGGCTCATTCTTTTCAGCTCCGGCATAGAGAAATATATACCGCCGAGGAAAGGGCGCTTCCACATAATGAGGATAATCAGGGAAATGCTTTACGCCGAACCCACGGCCCGGGCCTCGGATATTCAGGGGGCTCTTGAGTTCGCGTCCAGAGTGTTCGGTAAAAAGAGCATAATCTTTGTTTTCAGCGATTTCTTCACACTGGACGACGCGCGGAAACTGCGCATATTATCCTCAAAACACGATGTGATCGGCTTGAGGGTGAGGGACAGATCCGAGGTGACGCTTCCTGAATGCGGGATGGTCAGGATAAAAGACAGCGTCAGCGCCCGACGCTGTTTCGCCGATTTT
It encodes the following:
- a CDS encoding AAA family ATPase; amino-acid sequence: MEGNMDVNELNQKVLAENVKVKNIIRELHRVIVGQDELLERLLIGIFTHSHVLVEGVPGLAKTLAVSTLAQSLDMDFKRIQFTPDLLPADIIGTQIYHPAQGKFSVKKGPVFANFILADEINRAPAKVQSALLESMQERQVTIGDTTHMLPVPFFVMATQNPIEQEGTYPLPEAQIDRFMMKVVIDYPGIDEEKDIIERVGIKKLPKVDKVITKEDVTMLQELIEQIYIDDKIKSYCVNLAAATRHPENFGLEKLKALLAWGVSPRATLHLVYAARAKAFIEGRGFVIPEDVKDVARDVFRHRIILSYEGEAENQTPDKIISELLSVVEVP
- a CDS encoding DUF58 domain-containing protein, whose product is MISEKEILKKVLKIELRARFLAQQLFTGKYASSFKGKGIEFSEVRPYAPGDDVRSIDWNITARMNAPYIKEFTEERQLSVVFMLDIGASMHFGTSEKMKREYATEVASLLAWTSARNGDKAGLILFSSGIEKYIPPRKGRFHIMRIIREMLYAEPTARASDIQGALEFASRVFGKKSIIFVFSDFFTLDDARKLRILSSKHDVIGLRVRDRSEVTLPECGMVRIKDSVSARRCFADFSSRASRKIFSQRLSAEERMLDSLFNSAGCDLLKLSTGDDYVPPLLNLFRTRSRRR